The segment tgggccaaaatattcagttaagtgaagcctaaaaatctgggattttctccaaacgagaattcaacttgtaataggattccttgacctatttaagggctctatagggcaaaattcagggaGGCTGAGGTtgaggctagtgctagggctgaggGCTGAATGTATAGAGAGTGCGGCTACTTCTTCGGTTTTCTTCCAtgacagttagttttattttatttgtctagtttaatgtttagtattttatttttgtgttttctttcaattactatgagtagctaaatttataattagggttgaggatgaaaccttgttaaggattatcaataatatttatgtgatttgatttttccaacaatagttgttctttaatgatttaaattgttcttgcttcatattaattgactaagatgagattctagatatgagttcaatcatgtttttctcatgatttaggatttatcttaattaattgaatgctttgtttattaattcttaactataaaattggatatcatttgtgatttgtctgtcaatggatacaatttatgatttgatttttagaatttgatatatcttgtgatttgtttggttaCGGATACAGTTGATGATTtggttttatacttaagaagcgaagaagaacatgcttttgatttttaaaataaggattttaatgatgatattttccatgatagcaagattgatttctagattatcatgtagtaagttgggaaaaattaatgatcataaatatatgctgatatgacttacaaggcggattccaaaaccttaattcctttctcttgattgtttacatctttttattgctttatatctttgcttagtttaattatttgcttagtttattttattgcaaccaaccaatttttatttaaactagattaggattaatttggttaaggtttaattaattttcctacattcatacaagtccctgtgggttcgacctcgttcttgtccaactatacttcggtacggttcgtacacttgcgagtactttaaaatttcacaacaagttTTTGGCGCCGTTGCCGGGGACTTGgttaggaaaataaattaggtcttaaatgaatttttccttctactagttgtagttttttttttttaaatagaaaaaaaaaaaaaaaaaacaaaattttttttatttctttgtgcTTGGTGTATGAGGACTTGGATACGTGATAAAGAAAATCGTCTTGTTAGTTTTGATTATTCATCCACAATGGGAGAAACAGGAGATGATTCAAAAACTCTTAGGGAGTTGTTCTCACCCATAACCACCAACCCTTCATCTTGCATAGTATTGCCTGCAACCACTGCTGCACATTTTGAGTTAAAGCCACAGATAATCCACCTTCTTCCTACTTTTCATGGATTGGATAGAGAAGATCCTTATATGCATGTGAAGGCTTTTCTTGAGATTTGTGCGACTTGTAAGTTTCAGAATTTCACTGATGACTCTATTCGCTTGCGtttattccctttttccttGAAGGATAAGGCAAAAGCATGGCTTAATTCTTTGTCACCTGGATCTATCACTTCATGGGAATTGTTGGTCACAAAATTCCTCTCTAAATTTTTCCCAATGGCCAAGACCAATGCTTTGAGGAGAGAAATTGCAGATTTTTATCAGGATGAACAAGAGAAATTTTATGAGAGTTGGGAGAGATTTAAGGACTTGATCTTAAAGTGTCCTCATCATGGTTTTGAAACATGGAGACtagtacaatatttttataatggttTGACTCAGACAAATCGTAACATGATTGAGTCCATGAATGGTGGTGGATTTTTGAGTCTTAGGGATGATGAGGCATACAAATTTCTTGAGAATCTGTCAGAAAGCTCACAACAATGGGATTTTTCCAATTGTAGAGAGAGATCTGCCCCTGCAATTAAGAAAGGAGGATTGTATGAAGTTAGTGAAGATTTAGACATAAAAGCTAGTTTGGACAATCTCACTCGTAAGGTTGAAGCTTTAGCTTTAGGTAGAGGGATGAATTCTGTCAATCAAATTCAAAGTGAAACATGCTCTATTTGTGCAAGTCCTATGCATACAACACAAATGTGTCCTTCCACAGTTGGTTACCCTGATTTTTATACTGAGCAAGCAAATGCATTGAATAATTATGGAAAACCACTTGCTAGTCCATTTTCAAAGACATACAATCCAAATTGGAGGAACCATCCTAATTTCTCATGGAGGCAAAATCAGCCTCCCACAAATGTAGGTGGACAACAAGTGCATCAACAAAGTCAATTTCGTCCACCTACTCAAGCATATCCTCCCATTCCTCAATCAACACCTCAGTTTGTAGCACCACCAAGACAACAACCATCTTTGGAGGAGCCTCTCAAAACTTTCATGCAATCAACTAGCCAAGCCATTCAAGAGATGAAAAGTTCCACCCATTTGAATACTCAAGCTATTTCAAAGTTGGAAAATCAAGTTGGCCAGTTAGCAACCCAAGTTGGAGAGAGGGAAAAAGGAAAGTTTCCTAGTCAACCTATACCTAACCCAAAAGGGCAGTATGCAATTAATGGTTCTTCTAGTTCTACTCATGCACATGAATCTGTTCAGTCTATTACTACCCTTAGGTCTGGTAAGCAAGTTGATAATCAAGTGAAAATGCCAGAAGTGGAGGatggtgaaaatattgtgttaaAGGAAAAGGGAACTCATAGTTCACAAGATGATCATAGAGAAAAGAAGGGCAACTCAACCTTAATTCCAATTCAGGATCTTAGTTCTCCCCTTGATAGGAGGTTTGTTCCTAAAGCTCCATTCCCTCAAAGTTTAATCAGTCCTCAGAAAAGTGCACAATTTGGAgatattttagaggtttttaaGCAAGTGCAAATTAATATTCCATTTCTTGATGCAATTCAGCAAGTTCCTACTTATGCCAAGTTTCTAAAAGATCTTGTGACAATGAAGAGAAAGACAAATGTCCCTAAAAAGGCATTTTTGACCGAGCAAGTCAGTTCAATCATCCAGAATAAATATCCAGTGAAATGTAAGGACCCAGGATCCCCTACAATTTCATGCAGGATTGGGGATCATCTCATTGAGCGAGCTTTGCTAGATTTGGGGGCAAGTGTGAACCTAATGCCATATTCAGTATACTTACAGCTAGGTTTAGGGGAGTTGAAACCCACAACCATGACACTTTAATTAGCTGATAGGTCTGTGAAAATCCCTAGAGGTATTGTTGAGGATGTGCTGATTAAGGTGGATGCGTTCTATTTTCCTGTTGATTTTGTTGTGTTAGACACTAAGCCTGCTCTAAATGCCAGTACACAAATCCATGTCATTTTGGGTCACCCTTTCTTAGCCACATCCAATGCTTTGATCAATTGTCGGAGTGGTGTGATGAAGATTTCTTTTGGGAATATGACTGTTGAGCTTAATATTTTTGACATAAGTAAGCAAGTACTAGACAATGAGGATATATGTGAGGTTAACATGATTGGGAGCCTAGTCCATGATACTTTCCTACAATCAAGTTGTGAGGATCCCCCAAAGGCTTGCTTAACCCGTTTTGATTGCAATTTGGATACTGAAAAATCAATTGAGGAGGTCAATGCATTGTTGGATTCTGTTCCTCTCTTAAGTATTGATAGCTGGCAGCCAAAAGTGGTCCCTTTCCCACTTTCTTCATCCCCATTCCCATCTATTATAGAACCACCAAAGTTGGATGACTTTTGGGAACACCAGTTGATAAGTATACCTCAAGAGCATAAGGAAGCTATAGGTTGGAAAATTGTTGATATTAAGGATATTAGTCCCTTTGTGGTTATGCATAGAATTCACTTGGAAGAGATTGCTAAAGCTTCTCAACATGTTTTTGACCCAGGTAAGTTACAATATCATTGGACTAGTCCATTCATAATATGCATTATTTATCTCCATGGTGTTGTTGAGGTTTGGATGGTCCTGTTTATCAGGATTAATCTCCAGTTGTGTTAAatctttttgcaaaaaaaaaaaaaagaaaaaaaaaattcttgtttattttctagTTTTAGATTAatctttgtgtttattttcttgtttcattttattttcttttgttctagCTGATATTTgacagaaattaaaatttttaacaattagTTTGATTAAGGTACTCTCCTTCTCCTTACCTTACTTTTCCTACTTGAGTTTCTCATGTTGCATATTCATATTTTGCTCTCTTTTCATTCAAGACATATATTTGAGAGTATCATTTTTAACATTAAGGGCAATGTTTGGTTTAGGTTTGGGGGGGATTTATATAGATTTctatcattttgttttgtttagttgtgttaaaacaaaaaaaaaacaaaaaacttttgCCTAGCTTGAGGTCTATGTTTTGAGTTCATTATACTACTCTTGCTTAAAGAATTTCATTGCTTTCATGCTCAATTCATTGCACATGCACATAGCCACTCAGACACAACTTGTTGTTGAAGGATAAAAATGATTAGAAAATCTTGATGATAACAATGTGGAGACTATAACCCCTATGAGTTTTGAGCCAATCATTATTTTTGGAGGGTTATTTATAGATTAAAGTTCATTTGGAAGTACGTAACATGTTTCCCTTGTTGTAGTCTCATTGCTCTTTCTTTTGGCcaagaaaaaatgattttatgcCACACTTGAATCTTTTGAAGTCATTGATGTTGAATGAACTATACTAGTCTTTGAGAGATGAGATTAGGCCATTTTTGTCTACTTTGAGCcatatatgtatttttcttttttttgatacaatatCGCTAGTCACCCCATTGAGCCTTTTAATTAGCCTTTCTTTCTTAAATCCCTTATCCATAGTGTTTCAAGATGGAATTCGATCAGTTTGTTTCAATGTGGTGGTTTGTGTGAgaattcaaagaagaaaaaaagattcaaaaaaaaaacggaaaagtgtcaaaaagaagaaaataaaaagggttcTCATCAAATTTTGAGAAGTGAAATGTAAGGAAGGAGTACtgctttgaagaagaagagttaaaaaaaaaaaaattgttgaatggAAATTCCAAAAAGAGTTGACATTCCGACAAATCTTGAAAACACTTCTTATTATTTACCTTCacccatttttatttcattcccTTTGCTTTTACCTAACATTACGTCCTAATAAAGTCCTTATTTGATCTTGAAGATTGTGTAGTTCAGATATTGATATGACTGAGAAGAAAAAGGTGTGGTATGAATATTTTTGGCATCCTTTCATGAGACTACTTGTTCTTTCTTGATTAAGCGTTTTTCATGTGATTTATATGTGAGGTGTTTGATTTTGCTTACATTATTCCGCTCACATATATTGTTGAGAGTGTTACACCCCATTTCAGAGTGATTTCAATTGTTGAGTGATAACACCGGAAAGATTTGAGTTGAAACATACTTTCAAATAGAGATTCGAGTCAAGTTTATTCTAAAACTAAGAGTATGTTTTGGTTGGCTACCACTTTTCACTCACATTGAGTTTTGATGGCATGAGAAATTTCTTTAGCATATGTAGTGTTTTTGAACTTGAACTAATCCTCTTTGCAAAaggcaattgaaaaaaaaaaaaaaaaatctttgttttgtttatttatttatttttttagtaatcaTTCTCACGAGACTACAACTCGTCCACTAGTGTAAGCTAGGGGTTTAAAGGTTTGTTGCATACGCTAAATGCAATCGAAAATTCCAGCGAAAGTGGATTAGTTaggatttcctttttctttgttttttaatttatttgttttgttttactctTTATCTGTTTTGCTCGAGGACTAGCAAAATGTAGGTTTGGGGGTAtttgatgtgcatgaaatatatacaataaagtactcacatatctacatatttagccttacttttatgttattttgtgactaattatataatatatttgtgttgtaggtaacaagggttttacatgcaaagtggggctaggccaattgaatcaagccaacttacatccagccatgcatgaattcaagaaaagaccaacccaattaaatttaagtccaattggagcaaggaatcaaaggaaatttgctccaaatccaagtccaattcggattaggattccagactacacatcagttagtatttttggcataactttcggctcaaatgtccaatcgagatgattcaagttgggctggaacgTCAACTTAAAGggatacaactttgtagtttaccaaaagtccaaattctgacgttaaatgggccaaaatagtcggttaagtgaagcctaaaaatctgggattttctccaaacgagaattcaacttgtaataggattccttgacctatttaagggctctatagggcaaaattcagggaGGCTGAGGTtgaggctagtgctagggctgaggGCTGAATGTATAGAGAGTGCGGCTACTTCTTCGGTTTTCTTCCAtgacagttagttttattttatttgtctagtttaatgtttagtattttatttttgtgttttctttcaattactatgagtagctaaatttataattagggttgaggatgaaaccttgttaaggattatcaataatatttatgtgatttgatttttcccacaatagttgttctttaatgatttaaattgttcttgcttcatatcaattgactaagatgagattctagatatgagttcaatcatgtttttctcatgatttaggatttatcttaattaattgaatgcttggtttattaattcttaactataaaattggatataatttgtgatttgtctgtcaatggatacaatttatgatttgatttttagaattagatatatcttgtgatttgtttggctacggatacaattgatgatttggttttatacttaagaagcgaagaagaacatgcttttgatttttaaaataaggattttaatgatgatattttccatgatagcaagattgatttctagattatcatgtagtaagttgggaaaaattaatgatcataaatatatgctgatatgacttacaaggcggattccaaaaccttaattcctttctcttgattgtttacatctttttattgctttatatctttgcttagtttaattatttgcttaattttattatttgcttagtttattttattgcaaccaaccaatttttatttaaattagattaggattaatttggttaaggtttaattaattttcctacattcatacaagtccctgtgggttcgacctggttcttgtccaactatacttcggtacggttcgtacacttgcgagtactttaaaatttcacaaca is part of the Quercus robur chromosome 9, dhQueRobu3.1, whole genome shotgun sequence genome and harbors:
- the LOC126700866 gene encoding uncharacterized protein LOC126700866 — its product is MGETGDDSKTLRELFSPITTNPSSCIVLPATTAAHFELKPQIIHLLPTFHGLDREDPYMHVKAFLEICATCKFQNFTDDSIRLRLFPFSLKDKAKAWLNSLSPGSITSWELLVTKFLSKFFPMAKTNALRREIADFYQDEQEKFYESWERFKDLILKCPHHGFETWRLVQYFYNGLTQTNRNMIESMNGGGFLSLRDDEAYKFLENLSESSQQWDFSNCRERSAPAIKKGGLYEVSEDLDIKASLDNLTRKVEALALGRGMNSVNQIQSETCSICASPMHTTQMCPSTVGYPDFYTEQANALNNYGKPLASPFSKTYNPNWRNHPNFSWRQNQPPTNVGGQQVHQQSQFRPPTQAYPPIPQSTPQFVAPPRQQPSLEEPLKTFMQSTSQAIQEMKSSTHLNTQAISKLENQVGQLATQVGEREKGKFPSQPIPNPKGQYAINGSSSSTHAHESVQSITTLRSGKQVDNQVKMPEVEDGENIVLKEKGTHSSQDDHREKKGNSTLIPIQDLSSPLDRRFVPKAPFPQSLISPQKSAQFGDILEVFKQVQINIPFLDAIQQVPTYAKFLKDLVTMKRKTNVPKKAFLTEQVSSIIQNKYPVKCKDPGSPTISCRIGDHLIERALLDLGATDRSVKIPRGIVEDVLIKVDAFYFPVDFVVLDTKPALNASTQIHVILGHPFLATSNALINCRSGVMKISFGNMTVELNIFDISKQVLDNEDICEVNMIGSLVHDTFLQSSCEDPPKACLTRFDCNLDTEKSIEEVNALLDSVPLLSIDSWQPKVVPFPLSSSPFPSIIEPPKLDDFWEHQLISIPQEHKEAIGWKIVDIKDISPFVVMHRIHLEEIAKASQHVFDPADI